The following are encoded in a window of Nocardioides houyundeii genomic DNA:
- a CDS encoding CoA-binding protein → MTKTPPWLDPANIDFMLDECETWAVVGLSGDRSRTAYSIASLLVERGKRIVPIHPDAPTVLGQQGYASLSEVPFDIDVVDVFRRSEAAGQFADEAVAVGARAVWFQLGVIDQAAFERTTAAGVPMVMDTCPAIEWRRRH, encoded by the coding sequence ATGACCAAGACCCCGCCGTGGCTCGACCCCGCCAACATCGACTTCATGCTCGACGAGTGCGAGACCTGGGCTGTGGTGGGCCTGTCCGGGGACCGCTCCCGCACGGCGTACTCGATCGCCTCCCTGCTGGTCGAGCGCGGGAAGAGGATCGTGCCGATCCACCCCGACGCGCCCACGGTGCTGGGCCAGCAGGGCTATGCCTCGCTGAGCGAGGTGCCCTTCGACATCGACGTGGTCGACGTGTTCCGCCGCTCCGAGGCTGCCGGCCAGTTCGCCGACGAGGCCGTGGCGGTGGGCGCGAGAGCCGTGTGGTTCCAGCTCGGGGTCATCGACCAGGCAGCCTTCGAGCGCACCACAGCGGCCGGCGTGCCGATGGTGATGGACACCTGCCCGGCCATCGAGTGGCGGCGGCGGCACTGA
- a CDS encoding SRPBCC family protein — protein sequence MSVNTRTLKGSAEDVWKVLADGWLYPLWVVGASRMRDVDDTWPAVGSQLHHSVGAWPLLIDDSTEVLESEPGSRLVLRARAWPMGDARVEIEMHPHADAGTTEVVIREDATSGPALLLPSPLRQPTLAWRNTETLRRLAFLVERRQRG from the coding sequence ATGAGTGTCAACACCCGCACCCTCAAGGGGAGCGCCGAGGACGTGTGGAAGGTGCTCGCGGACGGCTGGCTCTACCCGCTGTGGGTGGTCGGCGCCTCCCGGATGCGCGACGTGGACGACACCTGGCCGGCGGTCGGGTCCCAGCTGCACCACTCGGTCGGGGCCTGGCCGCTCCTGATCGACGACAGCACCGAGGTGCTGGAGTCGGAGCCCGGCAGTCGGCTGGTGCTGCGCGCCCGGGCCTGGCCGATGGGCGATGCCCGGGTCGAGATCGAGATGCACCCGCACGCGGACGCCGGCACTACGGAGGTGGTGATCCGTGAGGACGCCACCTCCGGACCGGCGCTGCTGCTGCCCTCGCCCCTGCGGCAGCCGACGCTGGCGTGGCGCAACACCGAGACGCTGCGGCGTCTGGCCTTCCTCGTCGAGCGGCGTCAGCGCGGCTGA
- a CDS encoding heparan-alpha-glucosaminide N-acetyltransferase domain-containing protein: protein MNPSGPAQGRLVGVDVARCLALLGMVATHVLLTRDADGDLAVSHSLAGGRASALFAVLAGVSIALLTGAGDPVRGRERAARSAGLVARALLVGLLGLMLAALDSGLAIILTYYAVLFVLALPFLGLGARRLFLLAAGWALLVPVASQWLRPRLPERGYASPSFEQLRDPGGLLSELLLTGYYPALPWLAYLLLGLAIGRLDLRRRVVPVALAVGGAVLAVVASAVSDVLTSREDVARALLLDPPPLGPAGSGAELLELVRGGMYGTTPDTSWAWLLVRAPHSATPFDLVQTAGSAMLVLGCCLVLAASLPAVARRALAILCGAGAMSLTLYSLHVAMRSDLLWPAEEPGSFRSHVLVLGAVGALYAARGTRGPLESVAGAVAGATAAAVRALPARSARRAHEVGERGYVPAMDTGKNDDSQGQVSEVASMANAGEEIDPSDAVAGAPDHSSGGDRADEGTQGPDAPPRHGVPEESNESSR, encoded by the coding sequence GTGAACCCGTCCGGACCTGCGCAGGGCCGCCTCGTCGGGGTCGACGTCGCGCGGTGTCTCGCCCTGCTCGGGATGGTGGCGACCCATGTGCTGCTGACCCGCGACGCCGACGGGGACCTCGCCGTGTCCCACTCCCTGGCCGGCGGGCGGGCGTCCGCGCTCTTCGCGGTCCTGGCGGGGGTGAGCATCGCGCTGCTGACCGGCGCGGGCGACCCGGTCAGAGGCCGCGAGCGGGCGGCCCGGTCGGCCGGACTGGTGGCACGGGCGCTGCTGGTGGGACTGCTCGGACTGATGCTTGCTGCCCTGGACAGCGGGCTGGCGATCATCCTCACCTACTACGCCGTGCTGTTCGTGCTCGCGCTGCCGTTCCTGGGCCTGGGTGCCCGCAGGCTGTTCCTCCTGGCTGCCGGCTGGGCACTGCTGGTGCCGGTGGCCTCCCAGTGGCTGCGGCCGAGGCTTCCCGAGCGTGGCTACGCCAGCCCCTCCTTCGAGCAGCTCCGGGATCCTGGAGGGCTGCTCTCCGAGCTCCTGCTCACCGGCTACTACCCGGCGCTGCCGTGGCTGGCCTACCTGCTGCTGGGCCTGGCGATCGGTCGCCTCGACCTGCGTCGGCGGGTCGTGCCGGTCGCACTGGCCGTCGGCGGCGCGGTGCTTGCGGTGGTTGCCAGCGCCGTCTCCGACGTGCTGACGAGCCGCGAGGACGTGGCGCGGGCGCTGCTGCTGGATCCGCCGCCGCTGGGCCCCGCCGGCAGCGGTGCCGAGCTGCTGGAGCTCGTCCGGGGCGGCATGTACGGCACCACGCCCGACACGAGCTGGGCCTGGCTGCTGGTCCGTGCCCCGCACAGCGCCACCCCGTTCGACCTCGTGCAGACCGCCGGGAGCGCGATGCTCGTGCTCGGTTGCTGCCTGGTGCTCGCGGCGTCCCTGCCCGCAGTCGCGCGGCGGGCGCTGGCGATCCTCTGCGGCGCGGGCGCCATGTCCCTGACGCTGTACTCGCTGCACGTGGCGATGCGGTCGGACCTGCTGTGGCCCGCCGAGGAGCCCGGGAGCTTCCGCAGCCACGTGCTGGTGCTGGGGGCGGTGGGAGCCCTGTACGCCGCCCGCGGCACCCGAGGTCCACTGGAGTCCGTCGCCGGTGCGGTGGCCGGCGCCACGGCCGCGGCCGTGCGGGCCCTGCCCGCCCGATCGGCGAGACGGGCGCATGAGGTGGGGGAGCGGGGGTACGTCCCGGCTATGGACACAGGCAAGAACGACGATTCCCAGGGCCAGGTCTCCGAGGTCGCCAGCATGGCGAACGCCGGAGAGGAGATCGACCCCAGCGACGCCGTCGCGGGCGCGCCGGACCACTCCTCGGGCGGGGACCGGGCCGACGAGGGGACGCAAGGTCCCGACGCGCCGCCCCGGCACGGCGTCCCCGAAGAGTCCAACGAGTCCTCGCGCTGA
- the purE gene encoding 5-(carboxyamino)imidazole ribonucleotide mutase, whose protein sequence is MSADVGIVMGSDSDWPVMQAAAEVLEELGVSFEADVVSAHRMPQEMLDYGRDAAGRGIKVVIAGAGGAAALPGMIASVTPLPVIGVPVPLKYLDGMDSLLSIVQMPAGIPVATVAIGNARNAGILAARILAVSDAALQQQLVEFQAALAESAHAKGRSVRESATRRPRIGF, encoded by the coding sequence ATGAGCGCGGACGTGGGCATCGTGATGGGGTCGGACTCCGACTGGCCGGTGATGCAGGCCGCCGCGGAGGTGCTGGAGGAGCTCGGGGTCTCGTTCGAGGCCGACGTGGTCTCCGCGCACCGGATGCCGCAGGAGATGCTGGACTACGGGCGCGACGCGGCGGGACGCGGGATCAAGGTGGTGATCGCCGGGGCCGGTGGCGCCGCCGCGCTTCCGGGAATGATCGCCTCGGTCACGCCGCTGCCCGTGATCGGCGTACCGGTGCCGTTGAAGTACCTGGACGGCATGGACTCGCTGCTGTCGATCGTGCAGATGCCCGCCGGCATCCCGGTCGCCACCGTGGCCATCGGCAACGCGCGCAACGCCGGCATCCTGGCCGCCCGGATCCTCGCGGTCTCGGACGCGGCGCTGCAGCAGCAGCTGGTCGAGTTCCAGGCTGCGCTGGCCGAGAGCGCCCACGCCAAGGGACGCAGCGTCCGGGAGTCGGCGACCCGCCGTCCGCGGATCGGCTTCTAG
- a CDS encoding 5-(carboxyamino)imidazole ribonucleotide synthase codes for MPAPLAPVLAVIGGGQLARMMAQPAIALGLPLRLLAEAEGVSAAQVIVDQQVGDHRDLDTLRSVTQGCSVVTFDHEHVPTEHLHALAEGGLAVRPGPEALVHAQDKAVMRRRLDELGVPSPRHAVVESVADAAAFGFPCVLKTTRGGYDGKGVWVVRDAAGARDAFEAASAAGVQVLAEELVDFRRELSALVARSPSGQAAAYPVVASTQVDGVCSEVVAPAPDLDPELAGQAQRIALTIAGALDVTGILAVELFETSDGRVLVNELAMRPHNTGHWTQDGAVTSQFENHLRAVMDLPLGSPAPRARWTVMVNVLGGPHDAGRLYDGLPHVMARDPHLRVHLYGKDWRPGRKVGHVNAYGDDLEDCLERARHAAAWLRGDLGDESE; via the coding sequence GTGCCCGCGCCGCTCGCTCCCGTCCTGGCCGTCATCGGTGGTGGCCAGCTCGCCCGCATGATGGCCCAGCCCGCCATCGCCCTGGGGCTGCCGCTGCGGCTGCTCGCCGAGGCCGAGGGCGTCTCGGCGGCCCAGGTCATCGTGGACCAGCAGGTCGGGGACCACCGCGACCTGGACACCCTCCGCTCCGTCACCCAGGGCTGCTCCGTGGTCACCTTCGACCACGAGCACGTGCCCACCGAGCACCTGCACGCGCTGGCCGAGGGCGGTCTCGCGGTGCGACCCGGGCCCGAGGCCCTGGTGCACGCCCAGGACAAGGCGGTGATGCGCCGCCGGCTCGACGAGCTGGGAGTGCCCTCCCCGCGCCACGCGGTGGTGGAGTCGGTGGCCGACGCGGCGGCGTTCGGCTTCCCGTGCGTGCTCAAGACCACCCGCGGCGGCTACGACGGCAAGGGCGTGTGGGTGGTGCGCGACGCCGCCGGGGCCCGTGACGCCTTCGAGGCAGCGAGCGCCGCGGGCGTCCAGGTGCTGGCCGAGGAGCTGGTGGACTTCCGCCGCGAGCTCTCGGCGCTGGTGGCACGATCGCCGAGCGGCCAGGCCGCCGCCTACCCGGTGGTGGCCTCGACCCAGGTCGACGGGGTGTGCAGCGAGGTGGTCGCCCCGGCGCCGGACCTGGACCCCGAGCTGGCGGGCCAGGCCCAGCGGATCGCTCTGACCATCGCGGGCGCCCTGGACGTGACCGGGATCCTGGCCGTGGAGCTGTTCGAGACCTCCGACGGCCGGGTGCTCGTCAACGAGCTGGCGATGCGACCGCACAACACCGGGCACTGGACCCAGGACGGCGCCGTCACCTCGCAGTTCGAGAACCACCTGCGCGCGGTGATGGACCTGCCGCTGGGGTCCCCGGCTCCGCGGGCCCGCTGGACGGTGATGGTCAACGTCCTCGGCGGTCCGCACGACGCCGGCCGGCTCTACGACGGGCTTCCGCACGTGATGGCCCGCGACCCGCACCTGCGGGTGCACCTGTACGGCAAGGACTGGCGCCCCGGTCGCAAGGTCGGGCACGTCAACGCATACGGCGACGACCTCGAGGACTGCCTGGAGCGCGCGCGTCACGCCGCTGCCTGGCTCCGCGGGGACCTGGGAGACGAGAGCGAGTGA
- a CDS encoding winged helix-turn-helix domain-containing protein encodes MIAVQDVLVDPVARRVWRAGEEIVLSRMEFDLMHALISRAGEIVSRDELMRQVWGATFYTSSKTIDVHLGWVRRKLGDDSRDPTLIRTVRGRGLRFEPDAEGSAASHG; translated from the coding sequence GTGATCGCGGTCCAGGACGTGCTCGTTGACCCTGTCGCGCGTCGCGTGTGGCGCGCCGGTGAGGAGATCGTGCTCTCGCGCATGGAGTTCGACCTCATGCACGCGCTGATCTCCCGTGCCGGTGAGATCGTCAGCCGGGACGAGCTGATGCGTCAGGTCTGGGGCGCCACCTTCTACACCTCCTCCAAGACCATCGACGTCCACCTTGGCTGGGTGCGTCGCAAGCTGGGGGACGACAGTCGCGACCCCACCCTGATCCGCACGGTCAGGGGCCGCGGTCTGCGGTTCGAGCCGGACGCAGAGGGGTCTGCCGCCAGCCACGGATGA
- a CDS encoding adenylate/guanylate cyclase domain-containing protein, translated as MAPDPPRPSREELEQSILGESPGYTALEVAASAGMSIDEVRRLWRALGFPEMAGEAFFTAADIEAVAHVSTLVERGNLDFDMAVTLTRALGQTMSRLADWEVATLVGRVEEMEKSEDATGSRMGSALRLVDEVNPAFEELLLYAWRRHLAAAASRMEALGANEEDLHTTHVTVGFADIVHFTALSNKIDEGRIGDLVEVFEARCHDVVSTAGGRAIKSIGDSILFVTDTAERAVEISEGIIRVIGRDPRMPDVRLGLASGSVVTRMGDVFGPPVNMAARLTAVARRNRIIVDAATAALLPDGEFVTRRLPARPVRGFGLVEPVAVSRR; from the coding sequence ATGGCGCCTGACCCGCCCCGGCCGAGCCGCGAGGAGCTCGAGCAGTCGATCCTGGGGGAGAGCCCGGGCTACACGGCTCTGGAGGTCGCGGCCAGTGCCGGCATGTCGATCGACGAGGTACGTCGGCTGTGGCGCGCCCTGGGGTTCCCCGAGATGGCCGGTGAGGCGTTCTTCACCGCCGCCGACATCGAGGCGGTCGCCCACGTCTCCACCCTGGTCGAGCGGGGCAACCTCGACTTCGACATGGCCGTCACCCTGACCCGGGCGCTGGGGCAGACCATGTCCAGGCTGGCCGACTGGGAGGTCGCGACCCTGGTGGGACGGGTCGAGGAGATGGAGAAGAGCGAGGACGCCACCGGCAGCCGGATGGGCTCCGCGCTGCGTCTGGTCGACGAGGTCAACCCGGCGTTCGAGGAGCTGCTGCTCTACGCGTGGCGTCGGCACCTGGCCGCGGCGGCCTCCCGGATGGAGGCACTCGGCGCCAACGAGGAGGACCTGCACACCACGCACGTGACCGTCGGGTTCGCCGACATCGTGCACTTCACCGCCCTGTCCAACAAGATCGACGAGGGACGCATCGGTGACCTCGTGGAGGTCTTCGAGGCGCGCTGCCACGACGTGGTCTCCACCGCAGGAGGCCGGGCGATCAAGTCCATCGGCGACTCGATCCTGTTCGTGACCGACACCGCCGAGCGCGCCGTGGAGATCTCCGAGGGCATCATCCGGGTGATCGGCCGCGACCCGCGGATGCCGGACGTGCGGCTGGGTCTGGCGTCCGGGTCGGTGGTGACCCGGATGGGTGACGTCTTCGGGCCCCCGGTCAACATGGCGGCGCGCCTGACTGCGGTGGCCAGGCGCAACCGGATCATCGTCGACGCGGCGACCGCCGCGCTGCTCCCCGACGGCGAGTTCGTCACCCGGAGGCTGCCGGCTCGCCCGGTCCGCGGGTTCGGCCTGGTCGAGCCGGTCGCGGTCAGCCGCCGCTGA
- a CDS encoding PH domain-containing protein, producing the protein MAISSKLLNEGEHVVVSTRTHPKALIGPVLVLVVVVAAVVLAGNWARDAVQDDVATMLGVVGGVVASLLVAWFTLLPLLRWLTTTYTFTNRRFIARSGIIAKEGRTIPLNRISGVDFEIGVVDRLFGCGTLIVTDASADGRVRVNDIPRVEQVQLKVAEELHQGSVRSDDGA; encoded by the coding sequence ATGGCCATCTCAAGCAAGCTCCTCAACGAGGGCGAGCACGTCGTCGTCTCCACCCGCACCCACCCGAAGGCCCTGATCGGTCCGGTGCTCGTGCTGGTGGTCGTCGTCGCTGCCGTCGTGCTCGCGGGCAACTGGGCGCGCGACGCCGTTCAGGACGACGTCGCGACCATGCTCGGGGTCGTGGGGGGCGTCGTTGCGTCGCTCCTGGTCGCCTGGTTCACGCTCCTGCCGCTGCTGCGCTGGCTCACCACGACGTACACCTTCACCAACCGGCGCTTCATCGCACGCTCGGGGATCATCGCCAAGGAGGGACGCACCATCCCGCTCAACCGGATCAGCGGCGTCGACTTCGAGATCGGCGTGGTCGACCGGCTCTTCGGCTGCGGCACCCTGATCGTCACCGACGCCAGCGCCGACGGTCGGGTGCGCGTCAACGACATCCCCCGGGTCGAGCAGGTCCAGCTGAAGGTTGCCGAGGAGCTGCACCAGGGCTCGGTACGGTCGGATGATGGCGCCTGA
- a CDS encoding biotin--[acetyl-CoA-carboxylase] ligase has product MSDLPVPRPALDPVRLAGLPAPLRVEVLPATPSTNAVVAARAREGEPAGLVVVTEHQTAGRGRLDRVWETPPRVALTFSVLLRPQVEPADWTWLPLLVGYAVHAGLADRLPEVALKWPNDVLVEDRKIAGILVERVETPDGPTAVVGVGLNVNQDLADLPSANATSLRLELGETFDRTDLLVQVLGSLRALEPLLLHTDQLRTAYCDVCSTLGREVDVHLPGGEVTRGEALDLDAHGALVVSTGTGALTVNAGDVIHVRPTTEME; this is encoded by the coding sequence ATGTCTGACCTTCCCGTACCGCGCCCAGCACTCGATCCCGTTCGCCTCGCCGGTCTTCCGGCTCCGCTGCGCGTCGAGGTGCTCCCAGCCACCCCGTCCACCAACGCCGTCGTCGCGGCCCGGGCCCGCGAGGGGGAGCCCGCCGGTCTGGTCGTCGTCACCGAGCACCAGACCGCGGGCCGTGGGCGCCTGGACCGGGTCTGGGAGACCCCGCCCCGGGTGGCGCTCACCTTCTCGGTGCTGCTGCGCCCGCAGGTGGAGCCCGCCGACTGGACCTGGCTGCCGCTGCTGGTCGGGTACGCCGTGCACGCCGGGCTCGCCGACCGGCTCCCCGAGGTCGCGCTGAAGTGGCCCAACGACGTGCTGGTGGAGGACCGCAAGATCGCCGGCATCCTGGTGGAGCGGGTGGAGACGCCCGACGGGCCGACGGCCGTGGTGGGAGTGGGCCTGAACGTCAACCAGGACCTGGCCGACCTGCCCTCGGCGAACGCCACCTCGCTGCGCCTGGAGCTGGGGGAGACCTTCGACCGGACCGACCTGCTGGTGCAGGTGCTCGGCTCCCTGCGCGCGCTCGAGCCTCTGCTGCTGCACACCGACCAGCTGCGTACGGCGTACTGCGACGTCTGCTCCACCCTGGGCCGGGAGGTCGACGTCCACCTGCCCGGCGGCGAGGTCACTCGGGGTGAGGCGCTGGACCTGGACGCCCACGGGGCCCTGGTGGTGAGCACCGGCACCGGCGCGCTCACCGTCAACGCCGGTGACGTCATTCACGTACGCCCGACGACCGAGATGGAATGA
- a CDS encoding acyl-CoA carboxylase subunit beta — protein MSAETSEQPEIDIHTTAGKLADLERRLDEAIHVSSSKAIEKQHAKGRQTARERIEMLFDEGSFVELDELVRHRSTNFGMQKNRPYGDGVITGYGTVNGRQVCVFSQDFTVFGGSLGQVYGEKITKIMDLAVKTGSPIVGINEGAGARIQEGVVSLGLYGEIFKRNVHASGVIPQISLIMGNCAGGHVYSPAVTDFTIMVDKTSAMFITGPDVIKTVTGEDVTMEEIGGARTHNTISGNSHYMASDEEDAIEYTKALLSYLPQNNLDEAPSYDEAADLEISDLDRTLDTLVPDSPNQPYDMHDVISAVLDDEEFLEVQPLFAPNIIVGFGRVEGRPVGVVANQPMQFAGTLNIDASEKAARFVRTCDAFNIPVVTFVDVPGFLPGTDQEYNGIIRRGAKLIYAYAEATVPLVTIITRKAYGGAYVVMGSKHLGADINLAWPTAQVAVVGAQGAVNILYRKELAVAEDADARRAELIEEYEEALANPYQAAERGYVDAVIPPHETRAEIVRALRLLRSKRESLPAKKHGNIPL, from the coding sequence GTGAGCGCCGAGACTTCCGAACAGCCCGAGATCGACATCCACACCACGGCGGGCAAGCTCGCTGACCTCGAGCGCCGACTCGACGAGGCCATCCACGTCTCCAGCAGCAAGGCGATCGAGAAGCAGCACGCGAAGGGTCGCCAGACCGCCCGCGAGCGGATCGAGATGCTGTTCGACGAGGGCTCCTTCGTCGAGCTCGACGAGCTGGTGCGGCACCGCTCGACCAACTTCGGCATGCAGAAGAACCGTCCCTACGGCGATGGCGTGATCACGGGCTACGGCACCGTGAACGGCCGCCAGGTCTGCGTGTTCTCCCAGGACTTCACCGTCTTCGGCGGCTCCCTCGGCCAGGTCTACGGCGAGAAGATCACCAAGATCATGGACCTCGCCGTCAAGACCGGCAGCCCCATCGTGGGCATCAACGAGGGCGCCGGCGCCCGCATCCAGGAGGGCGTCGTCTCCCTCGGCCTGTACGGCGAGATCTTCAAGCGCAACGTGCACGCCTCGGGCGTCATCCCCCAGATCTCGCTGATCATGGGCAACTGCGCCGGCGGCCACGTCTACTCCCCGGCCGTCACCGACTTCACGATCATGGTCGACAAGACCTCCGCCATGTTCATCACCGGGCCCGACGTGATCAAGACCGTCACCGGCGAGGACGTCACGATGGAGGAGATCGGTGGGGCGCGCACGCACAACACCATCTCCGGCAACTCCCACTACATGGCCTCCGACGAGGAGGACGCCATCGAGTACACCAAGGCGCTGCTGAGCTACCTGCCGCAGAACAACCTGGACGAGGCGCCGTCGTACGACGAGGCGGCGGACCTGGAGATCAGCGACCTGGACCGCACCCTGGACACCCTGGTGCCGGACTCTCCCAACCAGCCCTACGACATGCACGACGTGATCTCGGCGGTCCTGGACGACGAGGAGTTCCTCGAGGTCCAGCCCCTCTTCGCGCCCAACATCATCGTCGGCTTCGGCCGGGTCGAGGGACGCCCCGTCGGCGTGGTGGCCAACCAGCCCATGCAGTTCGCGGGCACGCTCAACATCGACGCCTCGGAGAAGGCCGCACGCTTCGTGCGCACCTGCGACGCGTTCAACATCCCCGTGGTCACCTTCGTCGACGTCCCCGGCTTCCTGCCGGGCACCGACCAGGAGTACAACGGCATCATCCGCCGCGGCGCCAAGCTGATCTACGCCTACGCGGAGGCGACCGTCCCGCTGGTCACGATCATCACCCGCAAGGCGTACGGCGGCGCCTACGTGGTGATGGGGTCCAAGCACCTCGGCGCCGACATCAACCTGGCCTGGCCCACCGCCCAGGTCGCGGTGGTGGGAGCCCAGGGCGCGGTCAACATCCTCTACCGCAAGGAGCTCGCGGTCGCCGAGGACGCCGACGCCCGTCGCGCCGAGCTGATCGAGGAGTACGAGGAGGCGCTGGCCAACCCCTACCAGGCAGCCGAGCGCGGCTACGTCGACGCCGTCATCCCGCCGCACGAGACCCGCGCCGAGATCGTCCGGGCGCTGCGCCTGCTGCGCTCCAAGCGCGAGTCGCTGCCGGCCAAGAAGCACGGGAACATCCCGCTGTGA
- a CDS encoding acyl-CoA carboxylase subunit epsilon — MSEQETTPEQPKTPLLRVVNPDATPEEIAALVAVFASLGGAEELAPRRTPEWSAPHRQVRRTSPYGPGGWRASSLPR; from the coding sequence GTGAGTGAGCAGGAGACCACGCCGGAGCAGCCGAAGACCCCGCTGCTCCGGGTGGTCAACCCCGACGCGACGCCGGAGGAGATCGCCGCACTGGTGGCGGTCTTCGCCAGCCTCGGTGGCGCGGAGGAGCTCGCTCCTCGGCGCACCCCCGAGTGGTCGGCGCCGCACCGGCAGGTCCGTCGTACGTCCCCGTACGGTCCGGGCGGCTGGCGCGCCAGCAGCCTGCCTCGATGA
- a CDS encoding Maf family protein, whose amino-acid sequence MTAQPSPAGASTPLVLASASPARLATLRSAGIEPRVIVSGVDEDQLVGLSPTDLAQRLAELKCAAVANRADLPAGALVLGCDSVLQLDGEALGKPGTPEEATRRWQRMRGRSGVLVTGHFLTDTATGRSAAATASTVVHFADVTDDEIVAYVATGEPLWVAGAFTVDGLGGAFVTGIEGDHHNVVGVSLPLLRELVGTLGHSWPSLWTSR is encoded by the coding sequence ATGACCGCACAGCCGTCCCCCGCCGGGGCGAGCACGCCGTTGGTGCTCGCCTCGGCGTCCCCGGCACGGCTGGCGACCCTGCGCAGCGCCGGGATCGAGCCGCGGGTCATCGTCTCCGGCGTCGACGAGGACCAGCTGGTGGGCCTGTCCCCGACCGACCTGGCCCAGCGCCTGGCCGAGCTCAAGTGCGCGGCCGTGGCGAACCGTGCCGACCTGCCCGCCGGGGCCCTGGTGCTCGGCTGTGACTCGGTCCTGCAGCTGGACGGGGAGGCCCTGGGCAAGCCCGGCACCCCGGAGGAGGCCACGCGCCGCTGGCAGCGGATGCGGGGGCGCAGCGGGGTGCTGGTGACCGGGCACTTCCTCACCGACACCGCCACCGGTCGCTCCGCCGCCGCGACCGCGAGCACCGTGGTGCACTTCGCCGATGTCACCGACGACGAGATCGTTGCCTACGTCGCGACCGGCGAACCGCTGTGGGTGGCGGGCGCGTTCACCGTGGACGGGCTCGGGGGCGCCTTCGTCACCGGCATCGAGGGCGACCACCACAACGTGGTCGGAGTCAGCCTGCCGCTGCTGCGCGAGCTCGTGGGCACCCTCGGCCACAGCTGGCCGAGCCTGTGGACGTCTCGCTGA
- a CDS encoding GtrA family protein, giving the protein MRPIGGRFAVEVSKFLLVGALATLVALVLFNGLVHGFTKGGTPPLNNQPELAYVLANLAGMVVSFRGTRDWAFRTRDVRHNDGGRTAFVLINLGTMLIPLAFLAFSRNVLGLDDPVSDNIAANVLGLAVATATRFALFRQYVFPRTVKVKR; this is encoded by the coding sequence ATGCGTCCGATCGGCGGCCGGTTCGCTGTCGAGGTGAGCAAGTTCTTGCTCGTCGGGGCGCTGGCCACACTTGTAGCCCTGGTGCTGTTCAACGGCCTCGTGCACGGCTTCACCAAGGGTGGCACCCCTCCGCTGAACAACCAGCCGGAGCTCGCCTACGTGCTGGCCAACCTGGCCGGGATGGTCGTCAGCTTCCGGGGCACCCGCGACTGGGCCTTCCGCACCCGCGACGTGCGGCACAACGACGGTGGCAGGACCGCTTTCGTGCTGATCAACCTCGGCACCATGCTGATCCCGCTGGCGTTCCTGGCGTTCAGCCGCAACGTGCTCGGACTGGACGACCCGGTCTCGGACAACATCGCTGCCAACGTCCTGGGCCTGGCGGTCGCCACCGCGACCAGGTTCGCGCTGTTCCGTCAGTACGTCTTCCCCAGGACCGTCAAGGTCAAGCGCTGA